The nucleotide sequence CTGGCAAGGCGACGACGATTGTCGAGTTGAACGGCGTGATGCAGACGGTGATGAAATCGGCCCTCGAGCGAATGCTGGGGGCCGAGCTGAGCGTGCATCTCAGCGAACAGCCGGCCGCCGCCAAGGGGGCCACGATGGCGTTGCCGAGCCGGCCGCCGAAGGCACTTGCCGCGGCGTGGGAGCGGGAATTGAATTGCCAAACTTCGGGCCGCCCGCGGCGGCCAAGCCCGGCTTGGGGCTTGGCGGTATTATAGAACATTAGTACAGTGATGTCAAGAGGCCCGCTTGACTCCCTTTTCAGAACTCACCAGGTGCTATTTTCGCCCCAATTCAGCACTCTGATTTCGTTCCGCGTGAACTAGTATTCTCCCCGAATGGCGTAAGCGAGCTTGAAAGGCATTCTGCCGTGTTGGCTGTGGCGGCGTGCCACGGAGGTCGATCGCTTTGATGCCGAACTCGGAATCAAGGCGAGACGGCGATTGTCTTGAGCGCCAGCAACGGAAAAATCCAGGTTCAACTGAGGCAGGACAAGAATACGAGCCATGATCGGCCTGAAATCCTTGGCGGATTCGGAGAATTTGCCTTTTTTATCTGTGCAATCGGCGCAGAGTTTTTTAGTATGTTGTTTCGTTCGTCGTCAAACTGCCGATGCCTCCAGGTGGAGATTGCAAATCGGCCAGAAGCTGGACAATCGGCCCGCATCCGAATTCACTTTATCGCGATGGAAATAGAACAGTGTCATGGCTGACTTCACATCAACTCAGGGACATTATTTGTCGTTTATCCACGCATACACGAATCTGCATGGCTATCCTCCTGCGGAATCCGAGATCGCCACCGCGATGTGCGTCTCGCCGCCGTCGGTCAATCAAATGGTGAAGCTGCTGGAGAAGAAAGGATTGATTCTTCGCCAGCCAGGCCATGCCCGCGCGATTCAGGTGCTGGTTCCCGAGGATGAAATCCCGCCGTGGAAAGATCGCAAACAGAAGGCGACTCTTCGCAGCAAAGCGACGTGGCATCCAATCAAAGTCGCCCCGGCGCCTCTGGCCAACTTGTACGTCGTTTCGGTTTACCTAGCCGGCGGGCCGGTGAGCAAGAAATTTGCCAACAAGGAGATCAGCCGCGCGATTGAAATCCGCGGCGACCAGACGCTCGAAGAGCTGCATCGCGCGATCTTCAAGGCTTATGACCGCTGGGATGAACACCTCTACGAGTTTCAATTCGGCAAACGTCCGTTTGATCCCGCTGGGCCAAACTACCGAACTCCCGATCCACCGTCCAGGAAGAAAGGCATTGGAAATGCCAGCAAGGTCATGCTCGACGATTTGGACTTAAAGCCAGATCGCGTTTTCGGCTACTGGTTCGACTTCGGCGACGATTGGTATCATCAGATTCGAGTGGAACGGATCGAGCAGGCGATTCCCACGGTTACCTACCCGCGCGTCATTCGGCGAGTGGGCAAGTCTCCACCGCAATATCAAGGTGAATAGTACGGTGCGAGGTGGGGAAGCAAGTCGAGTACAAATCCAGGAAACGTCAAATGGCCCGACCAAAACGCAAGTTAGGTATCATTTGTAAGATTGGACAGTAAGCGCAACGCGTGCCGGCCGTCAACGGTCGCGTGAAGACGGGTCGCGGCGGTGGCACTCTCCGACGACGGGCAGCCTTGCGCTGGTTGACGGCACGGTTGATGTGGATCACGAATCGGTCAGCCTGGAGGGGCGCGCAAGATGGCCTGAAACCTCAATAACGACGCGACCAACTTTGACGGTGCGATCGACCATCTGCTTCGCGCTGCGCAATTCGAGACGAGCGGCGAGCCGCTTCCATGATACGCGCCACGGCGCGAATCAAACCTCATTTCAACCAACGAACTACTCATGAATTCTCACGGCCCAACCATTACAACTGTCTCCGGCCAGCTCGTCGATATCTTCAACCAAAAAATCTTCCCCGGCACGGTACATCTCGTCGGCGGCCGAATTTCGCGGATCGAAGAATCGGCTTCGGCTCCGGAGTCGTTGATTCTGCCCGGCTTCGTCGATGCGCACATTCACATCGAAAGTTCGATGCTCGTGCCGACCGAATTTGCGCGACTGGCGGTGGTGCATGGCACGGTCGCGACGATCAGCGATCCGCACGAAATCGCTAACGTGCTGGGGACGCGCGGCATTTGGTATATG is from Pirellulales bacterium and encodes:
- a CDS encoding MarR family transcriptional regulator — protein: MADFTSTQGHYLSFIHAYTNLHGYPPAESEIATAMCVSPPSVNQMVKLLEKKGLILRQPGHARAIQVLVPEDEIPPWKDRKQKATLRSKATWHPIKVAPAPLANLYVVSVYLAGGPVSKKFANKEISRAIEIRGDQTLEELHRAIFKAYDRWDEHLYEFQFGKRPFDPAGPNYRTPDPPSRKKGIGNASKVMLDDLDLKPDRVFGYWFDFGDDWYHQIRVERIEQAIPTVTYPRVIRRVGKSPPQYQGE